A window from Theobroma cacao cultivar B97-61/B2 chromosome 3, Criollo_cocoa_genome_V2, whole genome shotgun sequence encodes these proteins:
- the LOC18507117 gene encoding uncharacterized protein LOC18507117, whose protein sequence is MSRREEGQSSGDVDRQPTGGITIENLAAGLQGVNRVVEMMATRMEDIQRLARYAPYLVSTEDIKIQRFVDGLVEPLVRAVASRDSAAVDCAQRIEMRTSESRARGIEQKGPRWRVISSGMSSSSLQGPQRDSRLPQRGSDLLGASIGEGQKTFSAERQQDSRQGSQVIHPCYTCGGWHKGRCLHATGVCFLCGQPGHIRRNFPMAHQSQGIACGSTQPVSSAPSVTTSSNQEATRSRGIGAGTSSQVRVKDKDTLVNLVVLDTLDFDVILGMDWLAPYHASVDCFHKLVKFDFPGYLAVVRDTQAKVGDISQVSVLNEFKDVFLEELPELKELNDQLEDLLDKSFIRPNVSPWGAPVLFVKKKNESLRLIDLRSGYHQLRIQNEDIPKTAFRTRYRHYEFLVTSFGLTNAPAAFMDLMNRVFKPYWYKFVVVFINDILIYSKSREKHEQHLKIVLQTLKEHRLYTKFSKCEFWLESVAFLGHVVSKDGVQVDPKKVEAVEKWPRPTLVTEIRSFLGLAGYYSRFMKDFSKIVAPLTKLTRKDTKFEWLDACENNFEKLKHGKVIAYASRWMELPKDYDCTILYHPGKTNVVADALSQKSMGSLAHISTNRRFLIREVHSLGDMGVHLEVLEASALLAHIKVKLILMDRIREAQSKDEFLAKALEDLQRRKGKMFTKGTDGVMRYGTRLYVPDSDGLRRKILEDMLRACVIDLGDATEKICMIRQRMLTAQSRQKSYTDNRRRDLEFQVGDHVFLKVSPMNGIMRFAKKGKLSPRYIGPFEILERVRVVAYRLPLLPDLSNIHLAFHVSKLRKYNSNPSHVIWYETIQLNNDLTYEEQPVAILDREVKKLRSKEIALVKVLWRNHTTEEVTWETKEEMRKKYPHLFNM, encoded by the exons ATGAGTAGGCGAGAGGAAGGACAGTCTTCGGGTGATGTAGATAGACAACCAACTGGGGGTATTACCATTGAGAATTTGGCAGCAGGCCTACAAGGAGTCAACCGGGTTGTAGAAATGATGGCGACTCGTATGGAGGATATACAGAGG CTGGCCCGGTATGCTCCCTATCTCGTTTCTACTGAAGATATAaagattcagaggtttgtggatgggttAGTGGAGCCATTAGTTAGGGCTGTTGCATCCCGAGATTCTGCAGCAGTGGATTGTGCTCAACGCATTGAGATGAGGACTAGTGAGAGTAGGGCTAGAGGGATAGAGCAAAAAGGACCAAGATGGAGGGTTATTAGCAGTGGGATGTCATCTTCTAGCCTTCAGGGTCCACAAAGGGACTCACGATTACCCCAAAGGGGGAGTGACTTGCTTGGTGCTAGTATTGGGGAGGGACAGAAAACCTTCAGTGCTGAAAGGCAGCAAGATTCTAGACAAGGTAGTCAAGTTATCCACCCTTGTTATACTTGTGGGGGATGGCATAAAGGAAGATGCCTCCATGCTACCGGAGTTTGTTTCTTATGCGGTCAGCCTGGACATATTAGGAGGAATTTCCCAATGGCTCATCAATCGCAAGGTATCGCTTGTGGTTCCACCCAGCCAGTTTCATCTGCTCCTTCAGTCACTACCTCGTCTAATCAGGAGGCTACCAGATCCAGAGGTATAGGTGCTGGTACTTCCTCTCAAG TTCGAGTCAAGGACAAGGACACTTTGGTGAATctagtggtgttagacaccttagactttgacGTGATTTTGGGAATGGATTGGCTGGCACCCTACCATGCCAGTGTGGATTGTTTTCATAAATTggtgaaatttgattttcccG GTTACTTGGCTGTGGTAAGGGATACTCAAGCGAAGGTTGGAGATATAAGCCAAGTGTCGGTGCTGAATGAGTTCAAGGATGTATTTCTTGAGGAACTACCAG agcttaaagagcttaatGATCAGTTGgaagatttgttggataaaagCTTCATCCGTCCTAATGTCTCcccatggggagcaccggtgttatttgtaaagaagaaaaatgagtcACTTAGGCT AATAGATCTGcgatctgggtaccatcaATTGAGAATCCAAAATGAAGATATACCCAAGACcgcatttcgaacaagatataggcattatgagttcttggtgacGTCATTTGGGCTTACGAACGCCCCTGcggcctttatggatttgatgaaccggGTGTTCAAGCCTTATTGGTATAAGTTTGTGGTGGTGTTTATTAATGACATCTTGATCTACTCGAAGAGTCGAGAAAAGCACGAGCAacatcttaagatagtgctccaaacttTGAAAGAACATCGACTGTAtaccaagttctccaagtgtgagttttggcttgaaagCGTTGCATTTTTAGGACATGTGGTATCCaaggatggggtacaagtTGATCCAAAGAAAGTTGAGGCAGTGGAGAAGTGGCCAAGGCCGACCTTAGTTacggagattagaagctttttgggtttggctGGCTATTATAGTCGTTTTAtgaaggacttctccaaaatagtaGCCCCTCTAACTAAGCTGACACGTAAGGATACAAAGTTTGAGTGGTTAGATGCTTGTGAGAATaactttgagaagcttaag catgggaaggtgattgcaTATGCATCTAG GTGGATGGAATTGccaaaggattatgattgtactattctcTATCATCCGGGTAAGACAAATGTAGTGGCAGATGCCTTGAGTCAAAAATCGATGGGGAGCTTGGCACATATCTCCACAAATAGGAGATTCTTGATTAGGGAGGTgcatagcttgggagacatgGGTGTGCACTTGGAAGTTTTGGAGGCAAGTGCATTGCTAGCACACATTAAAGTGAAGCTTATCTTAATGGATCGGATTAGAGAAGCACAAAGCAAAGATGAGTTTCTAGCTAAAGCCTTAGAGGACCTTCaaagaaggaaaggaaagatgtttactaaaggcacagatggagtgATGAGATATGGAACTAGACTATATGTGCCTGATAGTGATGGATTGAGGAGAAAAAtattggaggatatgttaagGGCCTGTGTAATAGACCTTGGG GATGCCACCGAGAAAATATGCATGATTCGTCAAAGGATGTTaacagcacaaagtagacaaaagtcCTATACTGATAATAGACGGAGGGACTTGGAATTTCAAGTGGGAGATCATGTCTTTTTAAAGGTCTCACCAATGAATGGAATAATGAGGTTTGCCAAGAAGGGAAAGTTGAGCCCTCGATATATAGGACCattcgagatcttagaaagggttAGAGTAGTGGCATATCGTTTGCCATTACTGCCAGACCTTTCGAATATTCACCTCGCGTTTCATGTGTCAAAGCTTAGGAAGTACAACTCGaatccatcacatgtaataTGGTATGAAACCATCCAGCTAAACAATGATCTGACCTATGAGGAGCAACCGgtagctatccttgatagAGAAGTCAAAAAGCTTCGTTCAAAGGAGATAGCCTTAGTGAAGGTGTTATGGCGAAACCACACTACCGAAGAGGTAACATGGGAAACCAAGGAAGAGATGCGGAAAAAGTATCCACACCTCTTTAATATGTAG